A portion of the Ignavibacteria bacterium genome contains these proteins:
- a CDS encoding TonB-dependent receptor → MFTKVIYKAFIYTLMLTALLTVQLHAGTTGKISGRVLDTKTKEPLIGATVVLVGTKMGAATDADGNYFILNIPPGTYTLKATAVGYASTTITNVKVSVDVTTKMDVLMGEQAIELSNVVVTASRPLVQKDLTSTEASVTGQQISMLPLEDVQSVINLQAGVVEGHVRGGRANEVKYMLDGVSVNDAFSGDYSMLAEVNSVAEVQVITGTFNAEYGEALSGVVNQVTKLPGDSISGEIQVYSGDYFTTRRTQFGTRLYNNLNKIDPRNVYNIQGSISGPVPFTKSFIRYFFSGRYLNDDGYLYGQRIFNPSDSSNFTANNPQDWYVGATGDRKYVSMNYSRRLSLQGKISFDIGNGKGLIFEGMTQDRKYREYNHAYALNPNGDYQRFQNSYLGSVSYNHVFGQSTFIDLIGSVFSTVAKQYVYENPLDPRYVNPERLRDAGANSFLTGGTENWHLQHTTTTSTGKLDVTSQVLRVLQIKTGIETNFHRLSYKDFQIHVDATTGYKPALPQPGNFDYNTYLVHPYQLAYYLQGKIELEYLIVNLGVRFDYFQPDASYLINPDQVAELDTLVPPFPSQYFKKASAKSQVSPRLGISYPISDRGAIHISYGHFFQIPPFDFLYRNPNYRIPLVGDFPDFVGNMIGNPDLQPQRTTIYEIGLQQGLTADIGLTLTAYYKDIRNLLGTEIHIKNEFKKFAKYINTDYGSVSGFIVSFDKRFSQGFSASVDYTYQTAKGNASDPNEAFNKAQSSPPVEVNKQLVFLDWDRRHSLNFTVTAGIPDNFIGSLIGRLGTGLPYTPALQNQRTGLENSDTRPSIFNVDLYLTKYFNVFNRGISLFLKVYNLFDTANEMNVFTDTGRAGYTLDLTRNQAQPRGVNTLQEYYTRPDFYSAPRQIILGASLNY, encoded by the coding sequence ATGTTCACTAAAGTTATTTACAAAGCCTTTATATATACGCTTATGCTGACTGCACTCTTAACGGTGCAGCTGCATGCCGGTACAACCGGCAAAATCTCGGGCCGCGTCCTGGACACAAAGACAAAGGAGCCTTTAATCGGTGCTACAGTCGTGCTCGTGGGAACAAAGATGGGGGCTGCAACAGACGCGGATGGAAACTATTTTATACTTAATATCCCGCCCGGCACATATACACTGAAGGCTACGGCTGTAGGCTATGCCTCTACTACTATTACAAACGTCAAGGTATCCGTCGACGTAACCACAAAGATGGACGTCCTCATGGGTGAGCAGGCAATTGAACTCAGTAACGTGGTCGTTACTGCAAGCCGCCCCCTCGTGCAGAAGGACCTTACTTCAACTGAGGCCAGCGTAACCGGCCAGCAGATCTCAATGCTCCCTCTGGAAGACGTGCAGTCGGTAATAAACCTCCAGGCCGGCGTCGTTGAAGGACACGTAAGAGGCGGCCGCGCCAATGAGGTTAAATATATGCTGGACGGCGTCTCTGTAAACGACGCCTTCTCGGGCGACTACTCCATGCTTGCCGAGGTCAACAGCGTGGCCGAGGTACAGGTCATAACCGGCACCTTTAACGCCGAATACGGCGAGGCACTCTCGGGCGTCGTAAACCAGGTTACAAAACTCCCCGGCGACTCCATATCAGGAGAAATCCAGGTCTATTCAGGCGACTACTTTACTACAAGACGCACTCAGTTCGGAACCAGGCTCTATAATAACCTAAACAAAATTGACCCGCGTAACGTCTATAACATCCAGGGAAGTATCAGCGGCCCGGTGCCCTTTACTAAAAGCTTTATAAGATACTTCTTCTCCGGAAGATATCTTAATGACGACGGATACCTCTACGGACAGAGAATCTTTAACCCCTCCGATTCCTCCAACTTTACGGCAAATAACCCTCAGGACTGGTACGTCGGGGCAACAGGGGACAGGAAGTACGTCTCAATGAACTACAGCAGGCGCCTTAGCCTCCAGGGGAAAATCTCCTTCGACATCGGAAACGGCAAGGGACTCATTTTTGAAGGAATGACGCAGGACAGGAAATACAGGGAGTATAACCATGCTTATGCCCTGAACCCAAACGGGGATTATCAGAGGTTCCAGAACAGCTACCTGGGCAGCGTTTCTTATAACCACGTTTTCGGCCAGAGCACTTTTATTGACCTCATTGGCTCCGTCTTCTCAACCGTTGCCAAACAATATGTTTATGAAAACCCTCTGGACCCGCGCTACGTTAACCCCGAGAGGCTAAGAGATGCCGGGGCAAACTCTTTTCTAACGGGAGGAACTGAAAACTGGCACCTCCAGCACACTACAACAACCAGTACTGGAAAACTGGACGTCACTTCCCAGGTCCTCAGGGTCCTGCAGATCAAAACCGGTATTGAAACTAATTTCCACAGGCTGAGCTATAAGGATTTCCAGATACATGTAGACGCTACAACAGGCTATAAACCCGCTCTGCCTCAGCCCGGTAACTTTGACTATAATACTTATCTCGTGCACCCGTATCAGCTGGCATACTACCTGCAGGGTAAAATTGAACTCGAATACCTGATCGTAAACCTGGGGGTGAGATTCGACTACTTCCAGCCCGACGCCTCGTACCTCATTAACCCCGACCAGGTTGCGGAACTCGATACACTGGTGCCCCCGTTCCCTTCTCAGTACTTTAAGAAGGCCAGCGCAAAATCACAGGTGAGCCCCCGCCTCGGCATTTCATATCCTATTTCCGACAGGGGAGCAATTCACATCTCTTACGGGCACTTTTTCCAGATACCGCCTTTTGACTTCCTCTACAGAAACCCGAACTACAGAATCCCCCTCGTGGGCGACTTCCCCGATTTTGTGGGCAATATGATCGGTAATCCCGACCTCCAGCCCCAGCGCACCACAATCTATGAGATCGGCCTTCAGCAGGGGCTTACTGCCGACATCGGACTGACACTTACGGCATATTATAAGGATATACGTAACCTCCTGGGTACAGAAATCCATATCAAAAATGAATTCAAAAAATTTGCTAAATATATAAATACCGATTACGGCTCCGTCAGCGGCTTTATAGTCTCCTTCGACAAACGCTTCAGCCAGGGCTTCTCGGCAAGCGTCGACTATACCTACCAGACGGCTAAGGGCAACGCAAGCGATCCTAATGAGGCTTTCAATAAGGCACAGTCCAGCCCCCCCGTTGAAGTCAATAAACAGCTCGTATTCCTCGACTGGGACCGCAGGCACTCTCTCAACTTTACCGTAACGGCCGGCATCCCCGATAATTTTATCGGCAGCCTTATAGGCCGCCTGGGAACGGGTCTGCCTTATACACCGGCTTTGCAGAACCAGAGAACCGGCCTCGAGAACAGCGATACGCGCCCGTCAATCTTTAATGTGGACCTCTACCTTACAAAGTATTTCAACGTATTCAACAGGGGAATTTCCCTGTTCCTTAAAGTCTATAACCTGTTCGATACTGCAAACGAAATGAATGTCTTTACCGATACCGGCAGGGCGGGCTATACTCTGGACCTTACGCGCAACCAGGCTCAGCCCCGCGGCGTAAATACGCTCCAGGAATATTATACAAGACCGGACTTTTATTCCGCCCCGCGCCAGATTATTCTGGGCGCTTCTCTTAACTATTAG
- a CDS encoding carbohydrate ABC transporter permease → MKKALVYLALTLGAVIFIYPFIWMLSASFAPEREIGSLVFMPDTFTTTSYTQVLDKIPVTRSLVNSLFVALSITFAVILFGSMVGYALTHLDFKGKSLIFYVIIFTMTLPFQITLIPQYILMVRFHWVDTYLALIVPYAVNGLSIIMFQQYFKSIPKDMIDAARIDGCGEFRILFQILWPNSIPAIITVGIITFMGAWNEVLWPIIVIRNQDLMTMPQLITLFAVGGRAESQLGVKLAAAVMLAVPIVVAYAFFQKYFIQSMASSGMKE, encoded by the coding sequence ATGAAAAAAGCTCTTGTATACCTGGCCTTAACACTAGGGGCCGTAATATTTATATATCCCTTTATATGGATGCTCTCAGCCTCCTTTGCCCCGGAGCGCGAGATCGGAAGCCTGGTCTTTATGCCTGACACGTTTACTACAACGAGCTATACGCAGGTGCTGGATAAGATCCCCGTTACAAGATCACTTGTAAACTCCCTTTTTGTTGCGCTCTCAATTACATTTGCCGTCATCCTTTTCGGCTCAATGGTCGGCTACGCTTTAACGCACCTCGACTTTAAGGGCAAGAGCCTCATCTTCTATGTAATTATTTTTACCATGACGCTCCCGTTCCAGATAACACTCATACCGCAGTACATACTTATGGTCAGGTTCCACTGGGTTGACACATACCTCGCGCTTATTGTGCCTTATGCCGTAAACGGACTTTCCATTATAATGTTCCAGCAGTACTTCAAATCCATACCTAAGGATATGATAGACGCGGCACGCATCGATGGGTGCGGGGAGTTCAGGATCCTTTTCCAGATCCTCTGGCCTAACTCAATCCCCGCAATTATTACAGTGGGAATAATAACGTTTATGGGAGCCTGGAATGAAGTCCTCTGGCCTATAATAGTAATAAGAAACCAGGACCTGATGACAATGCCCCAGCTCATAACGCTTTTTGCCGTTGGAGGAAGAGCAGAATCTCAGCTTGGCGTCAAGCTTGCCGCGGCTGTAATGCTCGCAGTCCCCATTGTTGTAGCCTATGCATTCTTCCAGAAATATTTCATCCAGAGCATGGCATCTTCAGGAATGAAAGAGTGA
- a CDS encoding sugar ABC transporter permease encodes MKKEKKIVPYLMIAPYVLHFLIFVSFPVVFSFILMFNQWNIISPMKFVGLQNFYKLFQDAQFFRAILNTLVFLVIHIPLQIITALFFAVLLNQKVRFIGFFRAAYFLPVIVSGVVVTILWQQLYAFESGLFNRLLSSIGLSKVGWLVNPNVAMPSIAIMATWKNVGLYIVLFLVGLQTVPPQLYEAAELEGAGAWQKFRYVTFPMINPTVFLVLVLSTIGGFSLFIEPYVMTDGGPLNATLSAVLYIYRQGFYYYHMGYAAALGFFFAAIILLVIVLQRRYIEKETG; translated from the coding sequence ATGAAAAAGGAAAAGAAAATAGTACCGTACCTTATGATTGCACCCTACGTCCTGCATTTCCTTATTTTCGTGTCCTTCCCCGTGGTCTTTTCCTTTATACTGATGTTTAACCAGTGGAATATTATCTCCCCAATGAAATTTGTAGGGCTTCAGAATTTCTACAAACTTTTCCAGGACGCGCAGTTTTTCAGGGCCATACTTAACACGCTCGTTTTTCTTGTAATCCATATTCCTCTGCAGATAATAACAGCACTCTTCTTTGCCGTTTTATTAAACCAGAAAGTCAGGTTTATAGGGTTTTTCCGTGCGGCATATTTTCTCCCCGTCATCGTCTCGGGCGTGGTGGTTACAATTTTGTGGCAGCAGCTCTACGCGTTTGAAAGCGGTCTTTTTAACCGCCTCCTTTCATCCATCGGGCTTTCAAAAGTGGGATGGCTTGTAAACCCTAACGTTGCAATGCCTTCAATTGCAATTATGGCAACATGGAAAAATGTGGGGCTTTATATCGTGCTTTTCTTAGTCGGCCTCCAGACCGTGCCGCCGCAGCTCTATGAAGCAGCGGAACTTGAAGGGGCAGGAGCGTGGCAGAAGTTCCGATACGTTACTTTTCCTATGATTAATCCTACGGTTTTCCTGGTCCTCGTGCTTTCAACTATAGGAGGGTTTTCTCTTTTTATCGAGCCTTATGTAATGACCGACGGCGGCCCCTTAAATGCCACACTCTCGGCCGTGCTTTACATATACCGCCAGGGATTCTATTACTACCATATGGGCTACGCTGCGGCGCTCGGGTTCTTTTTTGCTGCCATTATCCTCCTGGTTATTGTTCTGCAGAGAAGATATATTGAAAAGGAGACAGGATGA
- a CDS encoding glycosidase has protein sequence MKDLINFTDIKLTPDPSRVLMQPFYPGSEERVKRVLERIMSLDEKKAGELFENVMANFSGRHRNTSETFENNFKIIEKYLPRPVTPHRRLLIGAYFSKEYSIESAALFNPSIVPHFRDPASGRFIMSLRATGEGHISSIEFREGTIDGGKVTLDPYSKFLDAGEAVSESEDSYEIKFRDEVPLSEKVLFPYSPSESNGMEDARFVRFISDNESPVYYATYTAYNGHRTSIGLIETSDFRDFKISRLQGSEVKDKGMALFPKKVGGRFMMISRQDGENLYIMDSDSVGTWNKKSLLKVPVFEWEFVQVGNCGSPLETEAGWLLMTHSVGALRSYFISAVLLDLNDPSKVTGYLPEVLISPTEKTREGYVPNVVYSCGSMIHMGKLIIPYAMADSASGIAVVDVNELLNRFVRTM, from the coding sequence ATGAAAGACCTGATAAACTTTACCGACATAAAACTCACCCCCGATCCTTCCCGGGTCTTGATGCAGCCATTTTATCCCGGCAGTGAAGAAAGGGTTAAAAGGGTGCTGGAAAGAATAATGAGCCTGGATGAAAAGAAAGCCGGGGAGCTCTTTGAGAACGTCATGGCTAATTTTTCCGGAAGGCACAGGAACACTTCTGAAACGTTTGAGAATAATTTTAAGATCATTGAAAAATACTTGCCCCGGCCCGTTACGCCTCATAGACGCCTTTTGATAGGAGCGTACTTCTCAAAGGAGTATTCAATTGAATCGGCCGCGCTGTTCAACCCTTCAATTGTCCCGCACTTTCGGGATCCCGCCTCGGGCAGGTTTATAATGAGCTTAAGAGCCACGGGTGAAGGACACATCTCTTCAATAGAATTCAGGGAGGGCACAATAGACGGCGGCAAAGTCACTCTGGACCCTTATTCAAAGTTTCTTGACGCAGGTGAGGCAGTAAGTGAAAGTGAAGATTCCTATGAGATAAAATTCCGGGATGAGGTGCCGCTTTCAGAAAAAGTCCTTTTCCCCTATAGTCCTTCTGAATCCAACGGAATGGAAGACGCGCGCTTTGTAAGATTTATTAGTGACAATGAAAGCCCCGTCTATTATGCAACTTATACGGCTTATAACGGCCACAGGACTTCTATCGGTCTCATTGAAACAAGTGACTTCAGGGACTTCAAAATAAGCCGCCTTCAGGGCAGTGAAGTCAAAGATAAGGGGATGGCACTCTTCCCAAAGAAAGTGGGAGGGCGCTTTATGATGATCTCCCGCCAGGATGGGGAAAACCTTTACATCATGGATTCCGACAGTGTCGGTACGTGGAATAAAAAAAGCCTCCTCAAGGTGCCGGTCTTTGAATGGGAGTTCGTTCAGGTGGGTAACTGCGGCTCACCCCTTGAAACTGAAGCCGGCTGGCTCCTTATGACTCACAGCGTGGGGGCTTTGAGATCATACTTCATCTCGGCAGTCTTACTCGACCTTAACGACCCTTCAAAGGTAACAGGCTACCTTCCTGAAGTGCTTATTTCGCCGACGGAAAAAACCCGCGAAGGCTATGTGCCGAACGTCGTCTATTCCTGCGGCTCAATGATCCACATGGGAAAACTTATTATACCTTACGCCATGGCCGACTCGGCTTCGGGCATCGCAGTCGTAGATGTAAATGAACTCTTAAACCGTTTTGTAAGAACTATGTAA
- a CDS encoding PorV/PorQ family protein, translating into MKKILILLFLIYPAVLEAQIFNRNVSKTGTVAATFLEIPVGASAIGMGGAFVSVAADASALYWNAAGIASMQQMEFMAQHTNWLAGTGFDYAALILPLSGIGTFGFSFTSLNMPDMKVTTVDMPQGTGEFFSAGDMAVGVSYAMSLTDRFSIGFNAKYIQQKIWHETASGFAVDFSTLFRTDLLNGLIIGAAISNFGTSMQLAGRDTRTFGRVDPTKQGSNERIPFDIEMDSWDLPLFMQLGISTNVVRTEELKWIVAVDALHPNDNYESVNVGSEISYHDMVFLRGGFNSLFLKQKEGGLSLGIGVSSGNFFGQTGIRFDYAYRNFGRLENIHVFSVDLRF; encoded by the coding sequence ATGAAGAAAATATTGATACTGTTATTCTTAATATACCCGGCTGTACTGGAGGCGCAGATATTTAACAGAAATGTTTCCAAAACAGGTACCGTTGCGGCAACATTCCTCGAAATCCCCGTCGGGGCCTCGGCAATCGGAATGGGCGGCGCATTTGTAAGCGTCGCCGCCGACGCTTCAGCCCTGTACTGGAATGCTGCCGGTATAGCATCAATGCAGCAGATGGAATTCATGGCCCAGCATACTAACTGGCTGGCTGGTACCGGCTTCGACTATGCCGCCCTTATCCTCCCCTTGAGCGGAATCGGAACCTTCGGCTTCAGCTTTACCTCGCTCAATATGCCCGATATGAAGGTTACTACGGTCGATATGCCGCAGGGTACGGGCGAATTCTTCTCCGCCGGCGATATGGCTGTCGGCGTCTCCTATGCAATGAGCCTTACAGACCGCTTTTCCATAGGGTTTAATGCCAAATACATTCAGCAGAAAATCTGGCATGAAACAGCATCAGGCTTTGCGGTCGACTTCAGCACACTCTTCAGGACGGACCTCCTGAACGGTCTCATAATAGGCGCTGCTATTTCAAACTTCGGCACTTCAATGCAGCTCGCAGGAAGGGATACACGTACATTCGGACGCGTGGACCCTACAAAACAGGGATCCAATGAAAGGATTCCTTTTGACATTGAAATGGATTCCTGGGACCTGCCGCTTTTTATGCAGCTCGGAATTTCAACAAACGTCGTGAGGACTGAGGAACTCAAATGGATTGTCGCCGTCGACGCACTGCACCCGAACGATAACTATGAAAGCGTCAACGTGGGAAGCGAAATCTCTTATCACGATATGGTTTTCTTAAGAGGAGGCTTTAACTCGCTTTTCCTCAAGCAGAAAGAAGGCGGCCTGTCGCTTGGCATTGGCGTCAGCTCGGGAAATTTCTTCGGGCAGACCGGTATCCGTTTCGACTATGCATACAGGAATTTCGGCCGCCTGGAAAATATACACGTCTTCTCGGTCGACCTGAGGTTCTAA
- a CDS encoding extracellular solute-binding protein has protein sequence MAILALSGVSCSKRGETSGKGMLYWSSNNSDEITFARLVVEQWNRLNPDKPLRFQPVPEGQSSEEVVLAAVVGGTTPDIYSNMWQGDVELYARSGKLIALDKIPGFLEFLYQRCDTAVVKEITSTDGHIYQVPWKINPIMLIYNKKMFESIGMNNPPSTYRQFFDAAKKIKRFDPEGGYVNRWIGYSEVLVTWWQRFFDFYPLYLAASGGAPLVKNNKVVFNNKYAVEVFRFLKTLYDNGFFPRERLSARRDPFLGGDIATRFTGPWEIVHAERFKPEGFEYGFSGLPVPADSLIGRAYTYGDPKNIVIFNTCKDPARAWEFIKLMITPENDLLMLKTTTQLPRRKDLTENAGFLGYFKDNPRMMTFARQSKYVRGTDSSPVLKEIFDAISQQYEACVVYGKKTPEEAINDAAKAASLIILQ, from the coding sequence ATGGCAATATTGGCTCTGTCTGGTGTCTCATGCAGTAAAAGAGGGGAGACTTCAGGAAAAGGAATGCTCTACTGGAGCTCCAACAACTCAGACGAAATTACTTTTGCAAGACTCGTTGTTGAGCAGTGGAACCGCCTTAATCCAGATAAACCCCTCAGGTTCCAGCCCGTGCCTGAAGGGCAGTCAAGCGAAGAGGTCGTGCTTGCAGCTGTCGTTGGCGGAACAACGCCCGACATCTATTCCAATATGTGGCAGGGGGACGTTGAGCTCTACGCCCGCTCGGGCAAGCTCATTGCCTTGGACAAAATTCCGGGCTTCCTGGAATTTTTATACCAAAGGTGCGACACTGCCGTTGTTAAGGAAATCACTTCTACCGACGGACACATATATCAGGTCCCGTGGAAGATTAACCCAATCATGCTCATCTATAACAAAAAAATGTTTGAATCCATCGGTATGAATAATCCCCCTTCAACATACCGCCAGTTTTTTGACGCGGCAAAAAAAATTAAAAGATTCGACCCCGAAGGGGGCTACGTAAACAGGTGGATCGGATACAGTGAAGTGCTAGTAACGTGGTGGCAGAGATTCTTCGACTTTTACCCCCTTTACCTTGCAGCCTCAGGAGGCGCCCCATTGGTAAAGAATAACAAGGTGGTCTTTAATAATAAATACGCCGTTGAAGTCTTCAGGTTCTTAAAAACATTGTACGACAACGGTTTCTTCCCGAGGGAAAGACTTTCTGCCCGGCGCGACCCCTTCTTAGGGGGCGACATTGCAACACGCTTTACGGGGCCGTGGGAAATTGTGCACGCGGAGCGCTTTAAGCCCGAGGGCTTTGAGTACGGGTTTTCAGGGCTCCCTGTTCCCGCGGACTCACTAATTGGACGCGCTTACACTTACGGCGATCCCAAAAATATAGTGATCTTTAATACGTGCAAAGACCCCGCAAGGGCTTGGGAATTTATTAAACTCATGATTACACCTGAAAACGACCTTTTAATGCTTAAGACAACAACACAGCTTCCAAGGCGTAAGGACCTGACAGAAAACGCCGGGTTCCTCGGCTACTTTAAGGACAATCCCCGGATGATGACCTTTGCAAGACAGTCAAAGTATGTGCGTGGCACGGACTCTTCCCCAGTCCTGAAGGAAATTTTTGACGCCATTTCCCAGCAGTACGAAGCCTGCGTTGTTTACGGAAAGAAAACGCCCGAAGAGGCAATTAACGATGCGGCAAAGGCTGCAAGTCTCATTATTTTACAATAA
- a CDS encoding glycosidase, producing MGILKSGLNPILTKENVPFRVNSIFNAGAVKFKDQYLLLCRVEMPNGRSSFVLARSIDGKNFKVDAAPCLSPEEHGEFYEFVEWGIEDPRITKIKDKYYITYTGYSNYMPLVMLAVTDDFKDFDILGPITEPSNKDCTLFPEKIHGDYWKMDRPSNESRNYIWLSKSPDMEHWGGYKFLMGPTPGTWQADKVGGSTPPVRTKKGWLLLYHGVRGFGISNIYKISVMMLDLKEPWRIIGKSPEPILMPENDYERVGDVQNVVFTNGWVLEDSGEVKIYYSGADSNICLATTSVDYLISLCK from the coding sequence ATGGGAATATTAAAAAGCGGCTTAAACCCTATACTTACAAAGGAAAATGTTCCTTTCCGCGTAAACAGTATTTTTAACGCCGGGGCGGTAAAATTTAAGGACCAGTACCTCCTGCTCTGCCGCGTGGAGATGCCTAACGGCAGGTCGTCTTTTGTACTTGCAAGAAGCATTGACGGCAAAAACTTTAAGGTGGACGCTGCCCCCTGCCTTAGTCCCGAAGAACACGGTGAGTTCTATGAGTTTGTTGAGTGGGGAATTGAAGACCCCAGAATTACAAAGATAAAAGATAAATACTATATCACTTATACAGGTTACTCCAACTATATGCCCCTTGTCATGCTCGCGGTTACAGATGACTTTAAGGATTTTGACATTCTGGGACCCATAACGGAACCCTCAAACAAGGACTGCACACTTTTCCCGGAAAAAATTCATGGCGATTACTGGAAAATGGACCGCCCTTCAAATGAATCGAGGAACTATATATGGCTCAGCAAAAGCCCTGACATGGAACACTGGGGAGGATACAAATTCCTCATGGGCCCCACACCCGGAACCTGGCAGGCCGATAAGGTCGGAGGCTCAACCCCGCCGGTAAGAACAAAGAAGGGGTGGCTTTTATTATATCACGGCGTGCGCGGCTTTGGAATAAGCAACATTTACAAGATAAGCGTAATGATGCTTGACCTTAAGGAACCGTGGAGGATTATTGGCAAAAGCCCCGAACCCATACTCATGCCGGAGAATGACTATGAAAGAGTGGGCGACGTTCAGAACGTGGTCTTTACAAACGGCTGGGTCCTTGAGGATAGCGGGGAAGTGAAGATCTATTATTCGGGGGCCGACTCCAATATCTGCCTTGCTACTACAAGCGTGGATTATTTAATTTCATTATGCAAATGA